A region of Clostridium acetobutylicum ATCC 824 DNA encodes the following proteins:
- a CDS encoding FAD-dependent oxidoreductase encodes MNKYKKLFEPIKIGKCEIKNRFALAPMGPLGLADSEGGFNQRGIDYYTERAKGGTGLIITGVTFVDNEVEEHGMPNCPCPTHNPVQFVRTGREMTERIHAYNSKVFLQMSGGFGRVTIPTNLGEFPPVAPSPIQHRWLDKTCRELTVDEIKSIVKKFGEGAFNAKRAGFDGVQIHAVHEGYLIDQFAISLFNHRTDEYGGSLENRLRFAREIVEEIKNRCGEDFPVTLRYSPKSFIKDLRDGALPGEEFVEKGRDLDEGVEAAKLLVSYGYDALDTDVGSYDSWWWSHPPMYQEKGLYRKYAKLMKDTVDVPVICAGRMDDPDMALEAVENGTCDVISLGRPLLADPDYVNKLRSNKCKSIRPCISCQEGCMGRVQHYSMLNCAVNPQACKERANSLTPIIKSKKVLIVGGGVAGCEAARVLALRGHEPVLYEKSNRLGGNLIPGGAPSFKEDDIALADWYTNTLKELNVEVNLNSEVTKEQILNSKFDTVIVATGSTPKVFPLGDDEKVFTAAEVLLGQKDPGETTVVVGGGLVGCELALDLAKKGKKVTIVEALNKILALNGPLCSANSEMLQKLIPFNGIDVKANSKVKGYKNGLLKMETENGIEELPCDSVILSVGYKEENSLYKELEFEIPEIYLLGDARKVSNIMYGIWDAFEVANHI; translated from the coding sequence ATGAACAAATACAAGAAATTATTTGAACCAATCAAAATTGGAAAATGTGAAATCAAAAACCGTTTTGCATTAGCTCCAATGGGCCCTTTAGGACTAGCTGATAGTGAAGGTGGTTTCAACCAAAGAGGAATAGACTACTATACTGAAAGAGCAAAAGGTGGCACAGGATTAATAATAACAGGAGTTACCTTTGTAGATAATGAAGTTGAAGAACACGGAATGCCTAATTGTCCTTGTCCAACACATAATCCAGTTCAATTCGTAAGAACTGGTAGAGAAATGACTGAAAGAATACACGCATACAATTCTAAAGTATTTTTACAAATGTCAGGTGGATTTGGTAGAGTTACTATACCTACTAACTTAGGAGAATTTCCTCCAGTTGCCCCATCTCCAATTCAACATAGATGGCTTGACAAAACTTGTCGTGAACTTACAGTAGATGAAATTAAATCAATAGTTAAAAAATTTGGTGAAGGAGCTTTTAATGCTAAAAGGGCCGGCTTTGATGGAGTTCAAATTCATGCTGTTCATGAAGGATACCTTATAGATCAATTTGCTATTTCATTATTTAATCATAGAACCGATGAATACGGCGGAAGCTTAGAAAATAGACTTCGCTTTGCAAGAGAAATCGTTGAAGAAATTAAAAATCGCTGTGGAGAAGATTTCCCTGTAACACTTAGATATTCACCAAAAAGCTTTATTAAAGATCTTAGAGATGGAGCACTTCCTGGTGAAGAATTCGTTGAAAAGGGAAGAGACCTTGACGAAGGTGTTGAGGCTGCAAAACTTCTTGTATCTTATGGATATGATGCTTTAGATACAGATGTTGGTTCTTATGATTCATGGTGGTGGAGTCATCCGCCTATGTACCAGGAAAAAGGCTTATATAGAAAATACGCTAAATTAATGAAGGATACTGTTGATGTTCCAGTTATTTGCGCTGGAAGAATGGATGATCCTGATATGGCCTTAGAAGCTGTAGAAAATGGAACCTGCGATGTTATAAGTCTAGGAAGACCTCTTCTTGCAGACCCTGACTACGTAAATAAGTTAAGAAGTAATAAATGCAAATCAATAAGACCTTGTATTTCCTGTCAAGAAGGTTGTATGGGACGTGTTCAACATTACTCAATGTTAAACTGCGCTGTAAACCCTCAAGCTTGTAAGGAAAGAGCTAACTCACTTACTCCAATAATTAAAAGCAAAAAAGTATTAATAGTTGGAGGAGGAGTTGCTGGCTGTGAAGCTGCTAGAGTTCTAGCTCTTAGAGGTCATGAACCTGTACTTTATGAAAAGAGCAATAGATTAGGCGGAAATCTTATACCTGGTGGAGCACCAAGCTTTAAAGAAGATGACATAGCATTAGCTGATTGGTATACAAATACCTTAAAAGAGCTAAACGTTGAAGTCAACTTAAATAGCGAGGTTACAAAAGAACAAATTTTAAATTCCAAGTTTGATACAGTAATCGTAGCAACAGGATCAACTCCAAAGGTTTTCCCACTTGGAGATGACGAAAAAGTATTCACCGCTGCTGAAGTATTACTAGGACAAAAAGATCCTGGAGAAACAACTGTTGTAGTTGGAGGAGGTCTAGTAGGCTGCGAATTAGCATTAGATCTTGCTAAAAAAGGCAAAAAGGTAACTATTGTTGAAGCCTTAAATAAAATACTAGCTTTAAATGGTCCTTTATGTTCTGCAAACAGCGAAATGCTTCAAAAATTAATACCTTTTAATGGCATCGATGTAAAGGCAAATTCAAAAGTAAAAGGATACAAAAATGGATTGCTTAAAATGGAAACAGAAAACGGAATAGAAGAATTACCATGTGATTCAGTAATATTATCTGTTGGATATAAAGAAGAAAACTCCTTATACAAGGAATTAGAATTTGAAATTCCAGAAATCTACCTTCTAGGAGATGCTCGTAAGGTATCTAATATCATGTATGGTATTTGGGATGCTTTTGAAGTTGCAAACCATATATAA
- a CDS encoding DUF421 domain-containing protein: MELNLIFKTIILFLAGTFILRIAGRKSISQMTMAQTIVMISLGALLVGPIVSKSLIVTILIACLLGLLMIATEYIQMKSDFLENLFSGKSVMVIENGKVNLVKLRKLRMSLDKLEMRLREAGISSIEDLKYATIELDGQLGYELKDEKKPLTKEDFNLMMSEISNMKKSLKYGINPSNLPKNDIFEEVKTNKFEGDDKEPS, encoded by the coding sequence ATGGAACTCAACTTAATATTCAAAACAATTATTCTCTTTTTAGCAGGAACTTTCATTTTAAGAATAGCTGGAAGAAAATCTATATCTCAAATGACTATGGCTCAAACCATTGTAATGATTTCTTTAGGTGCTCTTTTAGTAGGACCTATAGTCAGCAAAAGTCTTATTGTAACAATTCTTATAGCTTGTCTTCTTGGCCTATTAATGATAGCCACAGAATACATTCAAATGAAATCAGACTTTCTAGAAAACCTATTTAGTGGGAAATCAGTCATGGTAATTGAGAACGGAAAAGTCAATCTAGTAAAATTAAGAAAATTAAGAATGTCTCTAGATAAACTAGAAATGCGTCTACGGGAAGCTGGCATATCTTCCATAGAGGATTTAAAATATGCAACAATTGAGCTAGATGGTCAACTAGGATATGAATTGAAGGATGAAAAAAAGCCCTTAACAAAGGAAGATTTTAATCTTATGATGTCAGAAATATCTAACATGAAAAAATCACTGAAATATGGCATAAATCCTAGCAATCTCCCCAAAAATGATATATTTGAGGAAGTCAAAACTAATAAATTTGAAGGTGATGACAAAGAACCAAGTTAA
- a CDS encoding pectinesterase family protein, which translates to MIVSKNDDGDFDTIQKAVDSVSKNNKKRVIIKVKAGVYKEKLSIRKPFISLIGEDVSSTVITFNDSANTLMANKERMRTFNSYTMFVDGDDFICENITVENNAGDGDLVGQAVAVYADGDRMIFRNCRLLANQDTLFTGPLPPKPIEGNNFGGPKDGMKRRDVRQYYENCYIRGDIDFIFGSATAVFNKCEIFSNDKNKEVNGFIAAASTPEGKEFGYVFLDCKFISDARKHTVYLGRPWRDYAKTVFIRCFMGEHIIPEGFHNWNKANAEKESYYAEYKSYGPGAANDKRVKWAKLLNDKEVEKYSITNILKGNDDWKVI; encoded by the coding sequence TTGATAGTATCGAAAAATGATGATGGGGATTTTGATACAATACAAAAAGCAGTGGACAGTGTGTCTAAGAACAATAAGAAAAGGGTTATTATAAAGGTTAAAGCTGGAGTTTACAAGGAAAAACTAAGTATAAGAAAACCTTTTATAAGTCTAATTGGTGAAGATGTAAGTAGCACGGTCATAACCTTTAATGATTCAGCTAATACCTTGATGGCTAATAAAGAGAGAATGAGAACTTTTAACTCCTATACAATGTTTGTGGATGGCGATGATTTTATTTGTGAAAATATAACTGTAGAAAATAATGCAGGAGACGGAGATCTAGTAGGACAAGCAGTTGCGGTTTATGCTGATGGCGATAGAATGATTTTTAGAAACTGTAGATTATTAGCAAACCAAGATACCCTATTTACAGGACCACTTCCTCCAAAGCCTATAGAGGGAAACAATTTTGGTGGGCCAAAGGACGGTATGAAAAGAAGAGATGTAAGGCAGTATTATGAAAATTGTTATATAAGAGGAGATATAGACTTTATATTTGGTTCCGCCACTGCTGTATTCAATAAATGTGAGATTTTTTCTAATGATAAAAATAAAGAGGTTAATGGGTTTATAGCAGCAGCCTCAACGCCAGAAGGAAAAGAATTTGGATATGTATTCTTGGATTGCAAATTCATAAGTGATGCAAGGAAGCATACTGTTTATTTAGGAAGACCTTGGAGAGACTATGCAAAAACAGTTTTCATAAGGTGTTTTATGGGAGAACACATCATTCCAGAAGGTTTTCATAATTGGAATAAGGCAAATGCTGAAAAAGAAAGCTACTATGCAGAGTATAAAAGCTATGGTCCAGGTGCAGCAAATGATAAAAGAGTTAAATGGGCGAAACTTTTAAATGACAAGGAAGTAGAAAAGTATTCCATAACCAATATTCTTAAGGGAAATGATGATTGGAAGGTTATTTAA
- a CDS encoding GNAT family N-acetyltransferase, with the protein MEEFQFVNGDAELLELVKPLWEKLNEHHKCGSKYFYARYEKFKFEDRRKSFTNKDTKSLNIDLIKRNDEYVGYCISTIKNKNLGEIESIFIEKECRGFGLGDKLMTRALKWLDKNGADNKIIGVAEGNEKVLEFYKRYGFYKRTVILQQVKN; encoded by the coding sequence ATGGAGGAGTTTCAATTTGTAAATGGAGATGCGGAATTATTAGAGTTAGTAAAGCCTTTATGGGAAAAGTTAAATGAGCACCATAAATGTGGTTCCAAGTATTTTTATGCTAGATATGAAAAATTTAAATTTGAAGATAGACGTAAGAGCTTTACAAATAAAGATACTAAATCATTGAATATTGATTTAATTAAAAGAAATGATGAATATGTAGGTTACTGCATAAGTACTATAAAAAATAAAAACTTGGGAGAGATTGAGTCTATTTTCATTGAAAAAGAGTGCAGAGGCTTTGGATTAGGTGATAAATTAATGACTAGAGCACTTAAATGGTTAGATAAAAATGGAGCAGATAATAAAATAATAGGAGTAGCAGAGGGAAATGAGAAAGTTCTGGAGTTTTATAAGAGATATGGTTTTTATAAGAGAACAGTGATTTTGCAGCAGGTGAAAAATTAA
- a CDS encoding zinc-dependent alcohol dehydrogenase — translation MKAITFEGMNNVKVKNVNDPNIIKNDDAIIKITSTTICGSDLHLLRGTMPKVPHGFIIGHEAMGIVEETGKEVTNLKKGDRVIVPFPVSCGHCWYCTHGLSSQCDNSNEHGEVGAIYGYGDLMGGYDGGQAEYLRVPYANFGPKLVPENLTDEQVLFLTDILPTSYWGTIVNGGVKQGDTVVVLGCGPVGLLAQKWAAYAGASRIIAVDNIDYRLEHAKKYNSAEILNFNDYDNTGEYIKEITHGGADVVIDCVGMDGERSPIENVETLLKIQGGSKSAIEISTQAVRRGGTVSVVGVYGARYNNFPFGDFFSRNITIKTGQCPAHSYVDVILDLIKQNKFDATDIITHTMSLSDGEKAYNLFNNKLDNCIKVILKP, via the coding sequence ATGAAAGCCATAACTTTTGAAGGCATGAACAATGTTAAGGTTAAAAATGTAAATGACCCGAATATCATAAAAAATGATGATGCAATTATTAAAATAACTTCTACTACAATATGTGGTTCCGACCTTCATCTTCTTCGTGGAACCATGCCAAAAGTTCCTCATGGATTTATTATAGGCCATGAAGCAATGGGAATTGTTGAAGAAACAGGAAAGGAAGTCACAAACTTAAAAAAAGGTGATAGAGTAATTGTGCCTTTTCCTGTTTCCTGCGGTCACTGCTGGTACTGTACTCACGGTCTTTCTAGCCAATGCGATAACTCAAACGAGCATGGTGAAGTTGGTGCTATATATGGATACGGTGATTTAATGGGAGGCTACGATGGCGGTCAGGCTGAATACTTAAGAGTTCCATATGCAAACTTTGGGCCTAAATTAGTACCTGAAAATCTTACAGATGAACAGGTTCTTTTTCTAACTGATATACTTCCAACTTCTTATTGGGGCACAATAGTAAATGGAGGAGTTAAGCAAGGTGACACCGTAGTCGTTCTTGGCTGTGGTCCAGTTGGACTTTTAGCTCAAAAATGGGCAGCTTATGCAGGTGCTTCTAGAATAATCGCAGTAGATAACATAGACTATAGATTAGAGCATGCAAAAAAATACAACTCAGCAGAAATATTAAACTTCAATGACTACGACAATACAGGAGAATACATCAAAGAAATAACTCATGGAGGAGCAGACGTTGTAATTGACTGTGTTGGAATGGACGGAGAAAGGTCTCCTATTGAAAATGTAGAAACTCTATTAAAAATACAGGGTGGTTCAAAGTCCGCAATAGAAATATCAACTCAAGCAGTAAGAAGAGGTGGAACAGTATCTGTTGTCGGCGTTTACGGTGCAAGATACAATAACTTTCCTTTTGGAGACTTCTTCTCTAGAAATATAACCATAAAAACTGGTCAATGCCCAGCACATTCTTATGTAGATGTTATTTTAGATCTCATAAAGCAAAATAAATTTGATGCTACTGATATAATAACTCATACTATGTCTCTTTCTGATGGTGAAAAAGCATATAATTTATTCAATAATAAACTTGATAATTGTATAAAAGTCATATTAAAACCATAA
- a CDS encoding cupin domain-containing protein has protein sequence MNEAFVYGKEREFEPAGEGIKRKILAFGEELMAVEVHFEEGAVGELHNHPHTQLSYVLEGEFEFQIDGIKKVVKKGDTLFKLPNIVHGCKCLKKGVLLDVFTPHREDFIKGKNL, from the coding sequence ATGAATGAGGCTTTTGTATACGGCAAAGAAAGAGAATTTGAACCAGCAGGAGAAGGGATAAAAAGAAAGATATTAGCATTTGGTGAAGAACTTATGGCTGTTGAGGTGCATTTTGAAGAGGGAGCTGTAGGAGAACTACATAATCATCCTCATACACAGCTTTCATACGTATTAGAAGGAGAATTTGAATTTCAAATTGATGGAATTAAGAAAGTAGTGAAAAAAGGAGACACACTTTTTAAATTACCGAATATAGTACATGGCTGTAAATGTCTTAAAAAGGGAGTGCTCTTGGATGTGTTTACACCTCATAGAGAAGATTTCATAAAAGGCAAGAATTTATAA
- a CDS encoding polysaccharide deacetylase family protein, with the protein MNLLNKPNERKKILIKRSILVGCTAIICWTCFFIFGTYYRKKTTAAANEFKNKAALSKKVHHNSKADKLAKKAPIIPGYLEPWKLQKNNPKKTAYLTFDDGPSPNTTKILDILNANKIKATFFILGKNAEMHPDLVKLEYKYGNSIGNHTYSHNIRYNESTDEFLADVNRCDSVLKSILGDKYTPKLLRFPGGSGAPRETRLAPFRQAVTNAGYRYLDWNDETGDAEYRLAPVPTLMSNLEHNTGNQHTVVVLMHDAAAKTTSVDALPQVIQYLKNLGYTFDKIS; encoded by the coding sequence GTGAATCTTTTGAATAAACCAAATGAAAGAAAAAAAATATTAATTAAACGTTCCATTTTAGTAGGCTGCACTGCTATTATATGTTGGACTTGCTTTTTTATATTTGGAACATATTATAGAAAAAAAACTACTGCAGCTGCAAATGAATTCAAAAATAAAGCTGCTCTTTCTAAAAAAGTACATCATAATTCAAAAGCAGACAAGTTAGCTAAAAAAGCTCCAATAATTCCTGGATACCTTGAACCGTGGAAGCTTCAAAAAAACAATCCTAAAAAAACAGCATATTTAACCTTTGATGATGGCCCATCTCCTAATACTACAAAAATATTGGATATATTAAATGCTAATAAAATCAAAGCCACATTTTTTATTCTTGGTAAAAACGCAGAAATGCATCCTGACTTGGTAAAGTTAGAATATAAATATGGAAATTCTATAGGTAACCATACTTATTCTCACAATATACGTTATAATGAATCAACTGATGAATTTTTAGCTGATGTTAACAGATGCGATTCTGTTTTAAAATCAATTTTAGGTGATAAATATACTCCAAAGCTACTTAGATTTCCTGGAGGTTCTGGCGCACCAAGAGAGACTAGATTGGCTCCTTTTAGGCAAGCTGTAACAAATGCAGGATATAGATATCTAGATTGGAATGATGAAACTGGCGATGCTGAATATAGGCTTGCTCCTGTTCCTACGTTAATGTCAAACCTGGAACATAATACAGGTAATCAGCATACCGTAGTTGTTTTAATGCATGATGCCGCTGCAAAAACCACCTCAGTAGACGCACTACCACAGGTAATTCAATACTTGAAAAACTTAGGTTATACTTTTGATAAAATCTCGTAA
- a CDS encoding aldo/keto reductase, which translates to MKTLNIGKGELSNVSEISLGCMRLSELTVSDASKLISTALEEGINFFDHADIYGGGRCEEIFSEAIDMKPSVREKLIIQSKCGIRKGFFDFSKEHILNSVDQSLKRLKTEYLDVLLLHRPDALMEPEEVAEAFETLSSSGKVRHFGVSNQNPMQIELLSKYLNNKIIINQLQLSIMHTGMIDAGLNVNMKNEASINCDGSVLDYCRLNDITIQPWSPFQYGFFEGVFLDNDKFPELNKVINNIARDKGVKNTAIAIAWLLRHPAKMQPIVGTTNVNRLKDICKASDIELTRKEWYEIYRAAGNKLP; encoded by the coding sequence ATGAAAACTTTAAACATAGGTAAAGGAGAGCTTTCTAATGTATCTGAGATTTCTCTTGGGTGTATGAGGCTTAGCGAACTTACTGTAAGTGATGCTAGTAAACTTATTAGTACTGCACTTGAAGAAGGAATTAATTTCTTTGATCATGCTGATATATATGGTGGCGGTAGATGTGAGGAAATTTTTTCGGAAGCAATTGATATGAAACCTAGTGTTAGAGAGAAGCTTATAATACAATCAAAATGCGGCATAAGAAAAGGATTTTTTGATTTTTCAAAGGAGCATATTTTAAATTCAGTAGATCAAAGTTTAAAAAGACTTAAAACTGAATACTTAGATGTTTTACTTCTTCACCGTCCTGATGCATTAATGGAGCCTGAGGAGGTTGCAGAAGCATTTGAGACGTTAAGCTCGAGTGGAAAGGTTAGGCACTTTGGAGTTAGTAATCAAAATCCTATGCAAATTGAGCTTCTAAGTAAATATTTAAATAATAAGATAATAATAAATCAACTTCAGCTTAGTATAATGCATACGGGAATGATTGATGCAGGACTAAACGTAAATATGAAAAATGAGGCTTCAATTAATTGTGATGGAAGTGTTCTGGATTATTGCAGATTGAACGATATAACAATTCAGCCTTGGTCACCCTTCCAGTATGGCTTTTTTGAAGGGGTATTTTTGGATAACGATAAATTTCCAGAATTAAATAAAGTAATAAATAACATAGCAAGAGATAAAGGTGTTAAGAATACGGCTATAGCAATTGCTTGGCTTTTAAGGCATCCGGCTAAAATGCAGCCAATAGTTGGTACAACGAACGTTAATCGTTTGAAGGATATTTGCAAAGCTTCAGATATAGAGCTTACAAGGAAGGAATGGTACGAAATATATAGAGCAGCAGGAAATAAATTGCCATAG